One Bdellovibrio bacteriovorus genomic window, GGAATCATTTGAAAAACAGACTCAAAAAGACACGGAACTGCAGCTTATAGGTATGACTTGTGTCAACTGTGCCGCAAAGATTGAAAAGACCCTCAATGCGATGCCAAACGTGAAGGCCTCGGTTAATTTTGCGACCGAAAAAGCCATCGTGCATTTCCCGCCGGATATGCCGGTGAAAGATTTGATTCTGGCTGTACAAAACGTGGGTTATCAGGCCTTTCAATTAGACTCTGAAGAAGACGTTCATAAAGCCGAAGCGGCGGCTCACGCCGAATATAAAAAAGACTTATTCCATTTTATCGCAGCCGTGGTTCTGACTTTGCCGTTTTTAGCGGAAATGATCTCTATGTTTGCGGGTGAGGGGCATGGCTTGATTCCTCGGAATATCCAATGGGCCTTAGCAACGCCGGTGCAATTTTGGATCGGCGCTCGTTTTTATAAGGGCGCTTATTTTGCCCTTCGCTCTAAAACGGCGAACATGGATGTCTTAGTCGCGCTTGGCACGACGATGGCTTATATGTTAAGTGCGGTGATCACCGCGACGCAAATGCATCAACATCATGTTTACTTTGAAGCGAGCACCATGGTGATCACTTTGATCCTGTTAGGCAAGCTGATGGAAAGCCGTGCTAAGGGTAAAACTTCGGAAGCCGTCGAAGGACTTTTGCGTTTGCAGCCCAAAAAAGCATTTGCCGAAAGAAACGGTGAGTTTGTCGAAGTCGATGTCAAAGATCTTAAGCCCGGCGATATTGTTCGCGTAAAAAATGGTGAAGCTTTGCCCATTGATGGGGACGTGGTTGACGGGCAATCCAGTGTCGATGAATCCATGCTCACTGGAGAAAGCATTCCGGTTGCAAAAAAACCGGGTGATGCGGTTTTTGCGGCGACGATGAACCACGAAGGGACTTTAAAAATCAAAGTGACAGGTGTGGGTGCTAAAACTCAATTAGCGCAAATCATTAAAATAGTGACGACGGCCCAGGGATCCAAAGCGCCGATCCAAAGACTCGCCGACAAGATCTCTAGCATTTTTGTTCCGGTGGTGGTGGGGATTGCTTTTGTCACGTTGATTGCGACATATTTTTGGACCGGGGATTGGACGACGGCTTTGATTTCAGCTGTCTCTGTTCTGGTGATCGCATGTCCCTGTGCTTTGGGTCTGGCCACTCCGACCGCCGTGGTGGTGGGGATTGGGAAGGCGGCGCAAGCAGGGATCCTGTTCCGTGATGCCAAAGCACTTGAGTTGGCGGAAAAGATGAACGTGCTGATCTTAGATAAAACGGGCACGATCACGGAGGGTAAACCCAAGGTGCAAGAGGTCGTTCCTTTTGAAGGCTTTAGTAAAGAAAAGATTTTGATTTCATCGGCCAGTTTAGAGCAAGGGTCTTCTCATCCCTTGGCTCATGCGATTGTCGAGGAAGCCAAGGCCAAGCGTTTGGCTTTGGTGAACGTTGAAAAATTCAAAGCCATCTCGGGATCGGGCATTGAAGGCGTGGTTGCGGGAGTGGATGTGAAAGTCGGGCAGCCAGCGTGGTTTGATCTTTCGGACGAGCAAAGTGTTTTAGTAAAAACTTATCAAGCCAAAGGTCAAACCGTGATGGTGGTTTCAATCTCGGGAAAAATCGCCGGTTTTATCGGGGTGGCCGATCAGGTGCGCGAAAGCTCCAGGGCCGCCGTCGCGGCGCTAGCAGCCAAAGGTATTCAAGTGATTATGGTCACCGGGGATAACGAAGGCACAGCGAAAGAAATTTCCCGCCAAGTGGGAATTCAGGAATACAAATATGGCGTCAAGCCTGCGGATAAAGCCAATATCGTGGTCGCGATGAAACGAAAAAAGAAAATCGTGGCGATGGTGGGTGACGGAATTAATGATGCCCCGGCGTTAGCCATGGCCGATATCAGTTTTTCCATGGCCTCGGGCACGGATGTCGCCATTGAAGCCGCTGACATCACCTTGATGAAAAGTGATCTGGGATCCGTCGTCCAAGCTTTGGATTTATCGGGGATGACTTTAAAAAAGATCCGTCAGAATTTGTTCTTTGCGTTTATTTATAATGTCTTGGGAATTCCGCTAGCGGCCTTGGGATTATTAAACCCGATGATCGCGGGCGCTGCCATGGCGGCAAGCTCGGTTTCGGTGGTCAGTAATTCGCTCTTATTAAAGCGGAAGAAGATATGAAGAAAATGATGCACCAGTGCTACCTACGTAGGTAGCAGAGGTGCAGCATAAAAGCACAATTTAAAAGGCTTGCAGAACAATAGACGTGTTCATTTTAACCGGTGTTTCTTCACCATCTTTATCTCGCTCTAGGCCAAAAACATCGACATCAGCCGTGGTGGTGAAGTTAGAGTGATCCAATTGAAGGCCTCCGCAATAGGCGGCGCAGTTTGTTTGAAATGAGCTAGGTCTTCCACTAAGGTTGCGAGGGACTAGGGCTTCAGTGCCACGAATCCACCATTCATTACTAAGAGCACGCAGCTGATCTCCCGCGATGATGCATTTTCCGATGGGGCCCGGTGTTCCGTCTGAATTTCTCAACATCCAAGTGATCCGGATCGTAGAAATGACTAAATCTTTAGAAGAGTCTTTGCGAGAAAATGCAATGGTAGGGATTCGGAAATAGTCTGATTCAACATCTTGCGTTGGCGTTTCGTTGGGCGAAGTGATTTTCTGGCTGTAACAACTAACCGCTTTTGATGGGATGATTGGAAGCGGGGAGCTTGTCATGTGCACTTGGTTGTTAGGAGTTTCCGGCGGCGTGCGATATCTTTGAGAGATCGGATATTCCATGGTTTTTTCAAGACCCGCAAGTCCTAGGATTTCATGAAATATCAGCATCATCTTATATTCGCGCGTCGCGATTCCCCACCAAGCAAAGCGATTGATGACCACCATATTTTTAGCGGGATAATTGATCATCGTCGATTCTTGTTGGCGACCATGGGCTTCAACAATCAGAACCTCGTTGGTCACCGCGACTTTGATGGTTTTTAAGATAGATCTCAGGTCTTTACCCTGAAGCTCAGGATAGGTTTCAAAG contains:
- a CDS encoding heavy metal translocating P-type ATPase — its product is MESFEKQTQKDTELQLIGMTCVNCAAKIEKTLNAMPNVKASVNFATEKAIVHFPPDMPVKDLILAVQNVGYQAFQLDSEEDVHKAEAAAHAEYKKDLFHFIAAVVLTLPFLAEMISMFAGEGHGLIPRNIQWALATPVQFWIGARFYKGAYFALRSKTANMDVLVALGTTMAYMLSAVITATQMHQHHVYFEASTMVITLILLGKLMESRAKGKTSEAVEGLLRLQPKKAFAERNGEFVEVDVKDLKPGDIVRVKNGEALPIDGDVVDGQSSVDESMLTGESIPVAKKPGDAVFAATMNHEGTLKIKVTGVGAKTQLAQIIKIVTTAQGSKAPIQRLADKISSIFVPVVVGIAFVTLIATYFWTGDWTTALISAVSVLVIACPCALGLATPTAVVVGIGKAAQAGILFRDAKALELAEKMNVLILDKTGTITEGKPKVQEVVPFEGFSKEKILISSASLEQGSSHPLAHAIVEEAKAKRLALVNVEKFKAISGSGIEGVVAGVDVKVGQPAWFDLSDEQSVLVKTYQAKGQTVMVVSISGKIAGFIGVADQVRESSRAAVAALAAKGIQVIMVTGDNEGTAKEISRQVGIQEYKYGVKPADKANIVVAMKRKKKIVAMVGDGINDAPALAMADISFSMASGTDVAIEAADITLMKSDLGSVVQALDLSGMTLKKIRQNLFFAFIYNVLGIPLAALGLLNPMIAGAAMAASSVSVVSNSLLLKRKKI